The following proteins come from a genomic window of Vallitaleaceae bacterium 9-2:
- a CDS encoding biotin--[acetyl-CoA-carboxylase] ligase, which yields MKNKDKILDLLMNASTYISGEKMSQLIGISRTAIWKNIKRLKEEGYQIDSVSNKGYRLIKEPNLLSKSQLLHALRAYGFTYVQLDESLDSTNLEAKRKAEQVSGNGCFVAREQTAGRGRRGRAWQSPKDSGCYVSLLLRLEIMPSEASMVTLIAGLALAKTLNRLYDVDARIKWPNDLVIQGKKVAGILTEMSAEIDAINYLVVGVGMNVSQESFPPELQEKATSLTLACTSKKFTFDRLEYIQLFASEFMGAMDMFLKTKDLAFMQEEYEQLCLNVKGDIRIEGQSHSFTGIGKGITKYGELLVLNTQGETIKVNSGEVSVRGIYGYV from the coding sequence ATGAAAAACAAAGATAAAATACTTGACTTGCTGATGAATGCAAGCACATATATATCAGGGGAAAAGATGAGTCAGCTCATCGGAATTAGTCGTACAGCGATATGGAAAAATATCAAACGGCTAAAGGAGGAAGGCTATCAGATTGATTCTGTAAGCAATAAAGGGTATCGACTTATCAAAGAACCGAATTTGCTTTCAAAAAGTCAATTGCTACACGCCCTTAGAGCCTATGGATTTACTTATGTTCAGCTTGATGAGTCCCTGGATTCGACAAACCTTGAAGCAAAACGTAAGGCAGAGCAAGTATCAGGGAATGGATGCTTTGTAGCCCGAGAACAGACAGCCGGACGCGGACGCCGAGGAAGAGCATGGCAATCACCAAAAGATAGCGGATGCTATGTAAGCTTATTGTTACGTCTTGAGATTATGCCTTCTGAAGCATCCATGGTTACACTTATTGCCGGACTGGCGCTTGCTAAGACACTTAATCGTTTGTATGATGTGGATGCAAGGATAAAATGGCCCAATGATCTTGTGATTCAAGGAAAAAAAGTGGCTGGAATATTAACGGAAATGAGTGCAGAGATTGATGCAATCAACTACTTAGTTGTTGGCGTTGGCATGAATGTATCTCAGGAGAGTTTTCCACCAGAACTTCAAGAAAAAGCAACATCGTTGACATTGGCTTGTACGTCTAAAAAGTTTACATTCGATCGATTGGAGTATATTCAGTTATTTGCTTCAGAATTTATGGGGGCGATGGATATGTTTTTAAAAACAAAAGACTTAGCATTTATGCAAGAAGAATATGAACAGCTTTGCCTTAATGTAAAAGGCGATATTCGTATTGAAGGGCAATCCCATTCTTTTACAGGAATAGGAAAAGGGATTACAAAGTATGGTGAACTGTTAGTATTAAATACTCAAGGAGAGACGATCAAAGTCAATTCAGGCGAAGTATCGGTTCGAGGAATTTATGGGTATGTATAG
- a CDS encoding DUF6145 family protein, whose protein sequence is MEEYFMDNAQYDQGVILAVSNSYDKLYYFNEDFDALPEAIQKEIQIMMVMHTEEVGGMLIMGFDVDGQLFIKSKVKDFDGYHDEIGSHLKIKQYLIEKEELFDALQEFYNCFF, encoded by the coding sequence ATGGAAGAATATTTTATGGACAATGCGCAGTATGATCAGGGGGTTATTTTAGCTGTATCCAATAGCTATGACAAATTATATTATTTTAACGAAGATTTTGATGCGTTGCCTGAAGCCATTCAAAAAGAAATTCAAATTATGATGGTTATGCATACAGAAGAAGTGGGCGGTATGCTCATTATGGGATTTGACGTTGACGGACAATTGTTTATCAAATCAAAGGTTAAAGATTTTGATGGGTATCACGATGAGATTGGTTCCCATTTAAAAATCAAACAGTATCTCATTGAAAAAGAAGAACTGTTTGATGCACTTCAAGAATTTTACAATTGTTTTTTTTAA